From the genome of Coregonus clupeaformis isolate EN_2021a unplaced genomic scaffold, ASM2061545v1 scaf1559, whole genome shotgun sequence, one region includes:
- the LOC121562705 gene encoding uncharacterized protein LOC121562705, producing the protein MAEHAPGGPPIPLGHPPAPSTPLFPLFLSPPSVHLSIPFLRLFSRKTEFLSYLLLCLVKMPFIPPVPSSSSSISPSCFSIFSLSVTGTRTGITTTTSPPPLQVTPVRAGKAKAPLLPEGKTNVTGNSVREHLTVNGQLGRKSQPRSRLPTIRGRGAVSSGLWVEGRNPWLPSNRLPVTGHRLPVMSLPSGNGSTGGRSSFPASSSGESVTQGVELEEDLRASRMVPKTGSSEKLRASRMGTRTGSSEKLRASRMGTRTGSSEDLRASRMGTRTGSSEKLRASRMGTRQEE; encoded by the exons ATGGCGGAGCATGCTCCCGGTGGTCCTCCCATACCTCTCGGTCATCCACCCGCTCCGTCCActcctctttttcctctcttcctctctcctccgtctgtTCATCTGTCCATTCCTTTCCTCCGTCTGTTCAGCCGTAAAACAGAGTTCCTGTCTTACCTCCTGCTCTGTCTGGTCAAGATGCCTTTCAtccctcctgtcccctcctcctcctcctccatctctccatcctgcttctccatcttctctctctccgtcacAGGGACCAGAACAGGTATCACCACGACGACGTCGCCACCACCGCTCCAGGTAACCCCGGTGAGAGCCGGTAAGGCCAAGGCCCCGTTACTACCGGAGGGGAAGACTAACGTTACCGGCAATTCGGTGAGGGAACACCTGACCGTTAACGGGCAGCTAGGCAGGAAGAGCCAACCACGCAGCAGACTGCCCACCATCAGGGGGAGAG GTGCAGTGTCGTCAGGGTTATGGGTGGAGGGCAGGAACCCCTGGCTACCGTCAAACAGACTTCCGGTAACCGGCCACAGACTCCCGGTAATGTCACTGCCGTCCGGTAATGGCTCCACCGGTGGTAGAAGCAGCTTCCCTGCCTCAAGCTCCGGAGAGTCGGTGACACAGGGGGTGGAGTTAGAAGAGGATCTCCGAGCCAGCAGGATGGTACCTAAAACAGGAAGCAGTGAGAAGCTCCGAGCCAGCAGGATGGGGACTAGAACAGGAAGCAGTGAGAAGCTCCGAGCCAGCAGGATGGGGACTAGAACAGGAAGCAGTGAGGATCTCAGAGCCAGCAGGATGGGGACTAGAACAGGAAGCAGTGAGAAGCTCCGAGCCAGCAGGATGGGCACTAGACAGGAAGAGTAG
- the LOC121562703 gene encoding lipopolysaccharide-induced tumor necrosis factor-alpha factor homolog, with translation MDPSLKSEEPCSTPPPYFLPVESEQGDNVMIYSPFNHGPPPTPKDGCNYISHTPLPIPGRANPPRQWLVQHYESKLGDSPGLIRCPSCQSQVMSDVTHHAGTFSWTMCLVFILCGLFLGCCLIPFSSGISRTPITPALAVTWSFTSTGRAAAPRPLTPPP, from the exons ATGGACCCGTCACTGAAGTCAGAGGAACCATGTTCTACCCCTCCTCCCTACTTCCTACCAG TGGAGAGTGAACAGGGTGATAATGTAATGATCTACTCTCCCTTCAACCATGGACCCCCTCCTACACCTAAAGATGGCTGCAACTACATCAGTCACACCCCCctacccataccag GTCGTGCCAACCCCCCCAGACAGTGGCTTGTCCAGCACTATGAGTCAAAGCTGGGGGATTCTCCTGGTCTCATCAGATGTCCTTCCTGTCAGAGCCAGGTGATGAGTGACGTAACACACCACGCTGGAACCTTCTCCTGGACCATGTGTCTGGTCTTCATCCTCTGTGG gTTATTCCTAGGCTGCTGTCTGATCCCGTTTTCCTCAGGAATTTCAAGGACGCCTATCACACCTGCCCTCGCTGTCACATGGTCCTTCACATCCACAGGAAGAGCTGCTGCCCCACGACCTCTGACCCCTCCTCCCTGA